The Haliotis asinina isolate JCU_RB_2024 chromosome 2, JCU_Hal_asi_v2, whole genome shotgun sequence genomic interval CTTTGCTCAGTATAGTTATCTATAGGCACAGGCGGGCCTTTGGCTAGCTTCCAGGGTAAGGCGTATTTAAGCCAAGTGGAGTACTTTTGACTCTCATCACTGGTTACCTTCTGGACAGCATTACCGACATAGTTTTGTTAGCTGTTTTCGAACATATACTGACCAAGGAAATATAGTGTCTTTGCTCAGTATAGTTATCTATGGGCACAGACGGGCCTTTGGCTAGCTTCCAGGGTAAGGCGTATTTAAGCCAAGTGGAGTACTTTCGACTCTCATCACTGGTTACCTTCTGGACAGCATTAccgatatatatatttattagcTGTTTTCGAACATATACTGACCAAGGAAATATAGTGTCTTTGCTCAGTATAGTTATCTATGGGCACAGACGGGCCTTTGGCTAGCTTCCAGGGTAAGGCGTATTTAAGCCAAGTGGAGTACTTTCGACTCTCATCACTGGTTACCTTCTGGACAGCATTAccgatatatatatttattagcTGTTTTCGAACATATACTGACCAAGGAAATATAGTGTCTTTGCTCAGTATAGTTATCTATAGGCACAGGCGGGCCTTTGGCTAGCTTCCAGGGTAAGGCGTATTTAAGCCAAGTGGAGTACTTTCGACTCTCATCACTGGTTACCTTCTGGACAGCATTACCGACATAGTTTTGTTAGCTGTTTTCGAACATATACTGACCAAGGAAATATAGTGTCTTTGCTCAGTATAGTTATCTATAGGCACAGACGGGCCTTTGGCTAGCTTCCAGGGTAAGGCGTATTTAAGCCAAGTGGAGTACTTTTGACTCTCATCACTGGTTACCTTCTGGACAGCATTAccgatatatatatttattagcTGTTTTCGAACATATACTGACCAAGGAAATATAGTGTCTTTGCTCAGTATAGTTATCTATAGGCACAGACGGGCCTTTGGCTAGCTTCCAGGGTAAGGCGTATTTAAGCCAAGTGGAGTACTTTTGACTCTCATCACTGGTTACCTTCTGGACAGCATTAccgatatatatatttattagcTGTTTCCGAACATATACTGACCAAGGAAATATAGTGTCTTTGCTCAGTATAGTTATCTATAGGCACAGGCGGGCCTTTGGCTAGCTTCCAGGGTAAGGCGTATTTAAGCCAAGTGGAGTACTTTCGACTCTCATCACTGGTTACCTTCTGGACAGCATTACCGACATAATTTTGTTAGCTGTTTCCTTTGGCTAGCTTCCAGGGTAAGGCGTATTTAAGCCAAGTGGAGTACTTTCGACTCTCATCACTGGTTACCTTCTGGACAGCATTACCGACATAATTTTGCTAGCTGTTTCCTTTGGCTAGCTTCCAGGGTAAGGTGTATGTAGGCTAGCTTCCAGGGTAAGGCTTCGTTAAGCCAAGTGGAGTGCTTTCGACTCTCATCACAGGTTACCTTCTGGACAGCATTAGCGACATACAGAGCGACCTCAccccaaaacatgtttgtttgggttttttttcgttttttgttttgcgggtttctttgttttccttttcctttGAGTACAGGTGTGTACTATCTACGGGCCTCTTCTGTGGCTTCTCAGAGTCATGTGGAACCTCTTCCCTCCTGATGCTGACCTTGGACCACGCTTCACCCTCTTCTCCCGAAAGCTGATTTTAACTCTCGAAAGCAACTTGCCCTGGACGCCACCATTTGTATCAGAATCTGGAAGaaagtgagttttacgccgattttaccAATATACCAGCCATTTCCATGAGGGGgcagcagaaatgggtttcatacattatATCTATATGGGGAATCCAGCACGTTTTAAACACTCGGGTACCTCATCACACTGAAAAAAAGTGAACAAATATGAGAGTATAACCATTACATATAGAACTGTAACAGAAATTCTAATGACAGCGTTGCATATACATAATAATGCCTCAAGTAAATGTTTCCCACAAAATAGGCGTCGAAAAGAGACCACTGAACAGAGCCGTTGTCTGTGTGTACTTAATGTACTTCTCAATTCAAACAGGCGAACACTGTTTCTGTGTTGTGTTAGGTACAGTGCTAACCACGAAAAGTTTGATTTTTAGCTGAATAACCTTAACTTCTCAACATCGGTCAAAATATACAAGTATAGTAAAATGGTGGCATGGGCCTGCACCTGTTTTTCTAACATCGTCTTTCATATTATGCagaaagacacaaacacacaaagaatgaaataaacacagaaaaaatatttaacgAGTAAATACATAAAACTGACATAATCACTTCCAAAACTACCATAATATGTCTCTAAACGTGTTAACCACACTCATGAAACCGTTTTTGTCAAACAATAACATGTCCTACATTTAGACACAATAATATAAATTTACTTGAAATGCCTTCAAATGGCCACTGGTAGTGGATCCAGTGTTGGGGTTCAAGCGACTAAGGAACTGCATCCTATTAAATCAATAACCAGTAGAAACTACCCCTTCGTATAAAAAAGTTCATTGTGAAAATAACGGACTTGTCTCTGATAATGAATAATACATTATGACATTTTCCTTTTTCTGTTTAATCAAATGAATTTACAAGTATATTAAACAGTAGGTACCAGTGTGAATGCTTTAATTTCCTGACATTGCAAGTTCAAGTGCAAACTTTGACTTCGTATCCACTAATgatggaaatcatgaaatgcAAATGTGAACAGCAAATTCATAAGGTCATTCGGTGCGTGCTTGTTTAAAATGACCACTCACTTTGAATGTGAGCTGGAAAAAAATAACTTTTCATTTCAATCTTTGTTTGTAAATTCCGTGACTTTCAAATCAAGAACGTCAATATGCTGTGGGGTGGCTCGATGCTGGTCAGTCTATGGGCACTGTTACCACgacaaataattatttttaacttaGTGCACCAGACTGTTCCCGACCGCATAAGCTCGAGACCGCTAAGATAGAGCATTACGATTAAGGTATCTTGGGAACAGAATTGTTAAGTACACTTGTATGGACGTGGTTTGAGGAAGGTAAACTGCACAAAGTATCAGAAATCTTGCATTTTGCTTGACTTCGTGCCCGAAGACCCGATAATGGACTAATTTTAACGTCTCTTAACTGGCGTGGGCCACAAGACACATAAGGTTCTATCAAAGACAGCGGAATTCGTCTTCAGCGACGAATTTCGATTACCATGAAGATTTGCCGACGGCTGGGTCCGAGTGTAGAGAAGGCGAAGTGAATATCACGATCCAGTCTGATTTGGTGGCGAGAGCttaatttaaaataaaatggTATGGGGCACGCACGAACGTTCTCTCCTTGTTGTCGTTCGAGGGAACTTAAATGCTGCCTAGTACAGGGATTGCAACCTGTCCTGTTACCATTTACGCAGAGACAGCCCTAGGTCTACATTCCAACAACAAGGCAACGCCTTGTCGCATACAACAATTCTTGCACTCAATGTTCCACTAAATGCCGATATCCAAGTTGGATTCGCCATCGAGTACATGCAGCCTCGGTCCTGTTCTAGGTCTGTTAATCTGTAAGTTTCTACTTACTCTCTGCCTGCCTCAGGTCTGCCGGCTGGACGTTTAaggtgatgtagatgttgaCGTCCCTCACTGCTGATTTCTGTATCCGAACCGCATTATTCGACCCAATCTGGGTCACGTTCGTGTCCTTCGCCCCAACACCGCCAACGTTCTTGTCTGACATTTTCTGGGAAATGTACAGTAAAATAACCGGTGATCGCCAGGTTCTAACAGAATAGCAAGTGACCAACCTGTTTTCCTAATGAAGGACTTGATATCAAACACACATTGATACATTCGTGATCAACGAgcgttattccgggacaaggcGAATAGCGACTACTACTTAGAACTACCTCAAACAAGAACGATAACTCAGTTGGGGCACTCATATATTGTATTGCTATTTGTTCTTATTTATCAATTTCAGGAATTAAACTTCTAAAATAAAACTAATCGAAGGAGATATTGTTTCGTTCAACATCCTTTTCCTTAATGTCCAAGAAAATTATCGTCATACTGAAAGTACACAGATCGTAGCTAACAGAATTATATCGGCTAAGGCGAAGTTCttaataatgagtgagtgagtgagtttagttttacgccacacttagcaatattccagctatatggcggcagtctgtaaacaatcgagtctagaccagacaatcaggtgatctacagaatgagcattgatctgcgcagttgggaaccaatgacatgtctcgtcaaagtcagccagcctgaccacccgatcctgaaTACAAGAGTAAAAGTCgcttttctttcaaaataattaGCCAGCGAACTGTTTCTTTTGGTATCCAATGATTTGTTGTCAGCAAAGTATGTTAGCCAAATTCTACTTTGAAATTGTAATTTTAGATAAGATTCAGGAATAATTGTGTTTTACAGCCAAATTctgaaaagtactagaatttgtactgcACTAAATATGTACTGTAAATAAATATGACCTATGTTATATAGGGTAAAATCCTTTTGACGACTGTGTAATACTAGAATTCCAAGACTGTACAAATTTGTGTAAAAGGGTCCTCTATATATTATTCTTGAACAAAGCAACCTTACTAACATATTGAGAGGCTCGTAAATCAGACATTTCAGTTTCATCTAAATTAGCAGTAACATTATTTAACAATACGAAATTAGAATTGTTGTTATTAACTGTCAAACTGTATATAAGGTTGTGGATGATATGAGATAACTTATGACTAGGTTGTAATTATTTAAGCCAATCGGAAATCACTTTAACTTCAAATTAATTGAGAGGGGAAGTCCCCAATTCTCCATAAGCCATAAAGTCTGGTATTGATGGTTTTACATGTAAAATACATTTAGAAAAGCGAAGATGTTCCTGTACATATCTATGTTTTTGCAATATGTCTTATTCTAAAAATCATAATATattaaatgaattaataaaaatatactTCATACTAATGTTGACCTTTCTTTTCTgggcacatgtcattgttatTAAGGGTACTGCTTAATTACGCCTTATGCAACCAACTATAACTATATTTGTTTTAAGGGTTCTGTCTTTTGGGAGATCTTAAGGGAAGACAATGTCCCACTGAGTATATTTTGACAGTGTTATGGGCTTGCTTTGGAGACTGTATTGCGTTTTACAACATATAATTACCAGTTTCAttactttcaaaacaaaatgacatcTAAATATAACTAATTGACTCCATCTTTAACGTTGGGTTCGCATTTAACATCTCTGGGAATATTTTACTCTGATTTATTGGGGTAAATACATCAATACAATATACGAGGGCTTTAGGGACATAAAGTTCTATTGGAGTCAAACAGGACTAGAAAGGAAACCCATATTTTATGGATAgtaaacttctttattgcaatgagagcgacgtttcggtgtaggtacaAACACCTTTATCAAGCAAGTAATGCATCTCAGAGAAGGAATAGAGTTATCGTTCTTATTTacaatagttttgatattcatgCGCCAGTATGAACTTCTTTTAGAGTCGCTATTCGGTTTGCCCGggataacacgagttggtcacgaagtCAGCTTAAACTTCAAGTTCAGATTTTTGGCAGTAGATCTATCGCATTGATTCTGTGTTTTCGATGACCTATCAACAGAGCCATACGGATGGTCGGCAACTCAGGGAAAAAAACATGAGAGACCCCGGGACCATGTGATGCTGAAATGACGTTCTGTTGCGTTGTCGATTATGTTACACATGTTATGGTCCAAAGGTATGGCTTGGAATGTATGTTTTGTTCAGTTTCTTTGTTTCTCACCCCCTGAACCCCACCCCCtggatccaccaatgcatccgTTTTGTTTGGACGTATCGCCGTCACATACCCTTTTAAGTGGGAGTagtgtcacactgaagaccatttGAATAAACTCTATGAACTTATTCAAGCACTAAATGAAGCCAATAAGACTGTGTTAACTTCGTATGTATAAGTGGACCCTGGCTGTCTAGACGCTGTCAAACGCTTACTTTATACAGGATAACTGAAACAGGATAGTTGAAAGAAATTGAAAGCAATGTACCTGTATCTTCAATCTAATTGCAAACATCTCTATTGATTGATCTGCATagatttcataatttcatatttaattaaTAGGTGTTATCTAAGATATTTACGGTCAGTTTATCATTAAAAGCAATTGTTTATCTTGCTCTCAGGCGCTGCCACAAATATGAAGTCCAGAGTACGCCAGAAAAGGTGGTAAGCGACAGTCAGGAACACTATtcaaataattttgtttttattaaatttTTGCGATTTTTCCCGTCGGCCAACAGACCCATTTTCAGAATTTGGTGGCTAGGTGAAACACATATACAAAAAAGAAGAAACAATATCCCTTGTAAAATTATATCAAGTCACAATGTTGTGTTGTCTTATGTATATACAGGCTATATATATTTCAGGTTGGGGGATAGTATGGAGGGTCGTCATGCATTTGAATATATACTTCCTGAGTTACCAGCCTTCACCGGGCAATGCTTACAGTAGGACGTGTATAGATCGGGTTGTCAAGCATAGGGCTAAATCATCTTGCCTTGACATATGACGTCACCTGTGACGGTCGCCATTTTGTCTAGGTGACAGAATGTCCAGTTTCTTTAGACAAGTGTTACCCATCCGCAAGATTAGTGGAGCTACATTCGTGTGTTTCACCCTCGATATTACAAGTACTTCTTACACTACACCAGAAAACCACCCCCTTGCTAATTCCTTACCTGTGTCTGAGATTTATCTCGCATCACACCAAGTAATCCTCAAAGCTCTGCACCTAAGTACAGAACTGCGCATGCCCGTGTCTCTTCGCCGTGTTCACTTCTACCACATGGCGTATGTCTGGGTAGACGAGCCTGCcttctgtgtatgtgtatttatagCACACAGGGATTTACGTTTGAAAAGATCATGAAGATGAATGGGGTTTAACGTGGCGTAACTGTTGCCTTTGAGCTACATAGCAGCGTGAAAGCACATAAGTGTCTGGCTAACCGTATTTGCCTagaccagggatactctataacatatataggctccctgcctAGACTTACGTAGGTTTTCGTGCATGTCAACCGATTTTAACATAATGCTCTCCAATTTTGTCAGTTCCTCAGTTATATACCTCCCAGAATGATGGCGAGGTAATGTGTAGAATTTAGGATGCAGACAGAATTAGAGCTGTCTGGTTGTCACTAACCAGATCAGGGTCACAAAGTGTTCGTAAAGGTACGACAGGACGTAACTTCATAGTTTATCATATACGTTTTGTGgatcattaaaggggcactgatgcggtgcgaataatgcttctcgccaacggtctaattacgaaagcagaccgcaaattggtcagtgcccactccttcgaccgtgacggacaaaggaactgggctcctgtccatattagcaaaatttcttcacttaaacagtcaggaggccggatgcccatcacatgccatttgtttaaaaatatccatggtattccttgtctgatcgtaaccatatatcccagcagtgtagttcttttcggatgcttggatggtatacttactgatccaatttgatcctatttctgtgttgttaacctcgatatttaatcatgttacatgaaaatatgatgtctacaggcacgtagcaagccatttgtttcagtacggaagattgcaaagctgtatatttaggtagttttgagtgttggttgagctgtgatagcaaatagcatacgtaaattttggtagctatggtagctacaatggtttattatttatgataataaaacacacagttgatttatttgaattcgtaaacaaaaaaaacgatgaccttggctttggtagagaaatctgaaaattgtcttacgtacaaaaaaacttatttcacttatttaccaaaatacacagcaaatgcctgtgtgtattccttatgtaacgaaattccgttggtatcctcaaaacagtttcggcccaatagtgttttcaggctgcatgcgacacagagattacatcttccttgctgtaactcgcgtttgatggtgtaaacctacacgtgttatttgtcatcattctcttgatggtcaatttatgaatttataacaggtataattagtagcaacaccacttcggttactcaacaaaggttcccatttggcatttctcctgtctggagtaaatactcaacattataaattaaggtctgtaatggcaaatgtattgtatgttatgtaatatgtggatgtaagtgatgcaagagggtttatcacctgagttacaaaaacaaacatcgatcaaaggattaaccgataacacactgattgattaattacttttgttcttctagcggatttgtcaaaaggcagtgtgtgtagatgactacaccctgtcgtaaagtgtgagtgcaaaaacaacatcctcccttcaaagaattaaccacccttgcgttgattgattgattgctcaatattggtcaactaaattactaagaatagtggacatcatacaattagttgccaggtgtgctatcttgggagaccaatgagagctttatctagttttcaccaacgaaagacgtgaaacgatgtgttactttttcgcaaatgagacagttgtaagacacgcgacacagagcaggattatttccagctgcagatgaatggaatacgatttcttttacgtggatattgatggatacattcctgaacaaggtagtagcctgacactgttgctataaaagtagtctgttttacgttcattatttgcattttgttttaatttatttgttgtagcattcagcagaatctgtatgacagaaaacacacactagatcgcgtatgtgtgtgaaataggatccacatcggcaatttatacaatgtataaatgttgctgttatgttagaaatttacaacgagtataagcaaatcgtgtgttcttttattaattttcagaatcatacaaatatgacaataaactaattagggttatgagacaaaatatagagacgtacattggcttcgttatttttccgtcctaatagttttttaccatttctaccactggcagatgattaaccttcaaagtgtttcatttgttttcataatacatttgttttcataatacaattgacttcacctcagttgatctgtctataattaaactatcaattgcgcttacggactgcgcagcagaggtcacgaaccagtcacgaattctgggatatcatccgggtactcacgggagaaaaacaataacaaaagtttacgccagtccacggaaaatgctccgcatcagtgcccctttaagtgacatttatatcTTTAAAACGATATATAATGTGAACCAGAAAAGCCCAGCAAACTTTCTTTGCACGATATTCAGGAGTGTTAGCTATGGCCGTGAACCATACAAACTGTCATTCTTTGAGCTGAAAAACAGACGAATTATGTTATCTCCATTGTGTGTTCTGTACTACTGCATATAGCACATAACAAGTTGAATTCGCGAAGCTGGCGATTTTGCGATTCCAAGCCAAAATCCCTGCTGAGAACTTACCGAATTTCCTGTTTCTTGTTTAGTGTATTCAAAAGAAAATATGGTTTCCTCTTTTTTCATTAATTGTTAAAGGTAGTCACTTTCAGCAATTTTCTTTGAgattcttctttttcttttcgTTGCTACTGGTATCAATGGCTGGACTTCTGTTGGACTTTAAAACATTCAAGACTCAGCATTCTAATTTGCCTCTGTATTTCTAACACAAAATTCCGAAATGTTCAATTTATAAGTTGTTTGGTCAATATTAGCAAGACCACAGGCGAGCAGAAAATACGTTAACTAAGTCCTGATGTACTATCCAGCAACCCCCTCCTCCCGTTTCCCTACTATATAACAAGTAAGAGGGGGGAAATCAGAAAATGATCGAAAACCGAACAATTACCGACACATCAATCAATATATCTTATTTTCAAAGGTTTCACAAGTATAAATCGCCTTTGCCCATATTTCCGATGTTTGCAGGAGGCATATACACATGCTTTTCGAGGAGGTGCATTTGTTGGTTTTTATTAAATTATTAAATCGATAAAGACCGAGTTACTGTACTGTGCTGGAAGTATACAAATTTTGGTCGTCAGCGCAATCGCATTGGTTGATCAAAATGacaacaaatgcacgtgcgaaAATGAGAGGGAACTTCAAACCTCTTTCATCTACGATGTCACTTTCTGTTGTTTTATCTTGGTAAGAATAATTTTAAAAACGagtgaaaatattgtttcaaaGAAACACATATTCGTATCCATTCATTCAGGGTAAtgtgttagccaatcagattgTCGGAGTTAGTGAAGTGAAACGGTGACGACCTTGTTTTGTATACTTACGGCACctttacatgtttacatatatagTAGGGACCTGGATGTTACACTGGGGCTTAGTTAATAGATTCGTAGTAGGCGCCTGTGACCAAGACGTACCATGATACCATGAGTACAGTGTGGGGGCTGAATATCATTGTCAATATTAGTTGTAGTAGCGTCGCGGTAATCGTAGTACATTCATCTACGCATCGATGCATCGAACCATGGTCCACCAATACATGTTCGAACTGAGGAAACAATTTGGAACGCTGACAGTAGTAACACATACTAATTTCCATCCCTCTCGGAGCTCCGTGTACGCACGTCGACGTCCATCCCGTCACACCATCCAGAATATGCCACCGAACATGCAGTCGAGTCAAGAGACAAGACAAATATTGTCCTCGTGTTATAAGACAGTGGAAACGTTACAGTTTTTCCGATGTCAGGATTTTATGTCTCTTTTTACATTTTTCTTTGTGTTGTATTGTTTACTCGGAGATCCGCGCAGATTTGTGTATTCCTCTGAGCTGTTTAAGGCTGTTATAATTATATTAGATCATCTTtttttaaagcatttgtttgCAAAACATGTGTATGTAATATGAGCACCGATCGACGAAATGTGGTTACGATGACGTGCCAAACAAGCCAGCGAACCTGAccttccgatcccgttagtagcctcctACGATGAACAttggctactgaagatcaactgtagctggatcttcacggatcaacagcatgagcatcgactggGATAAGAAGAAacgtgtcaacctagtcagggAACGTGACCATCCGAATCTTCACAGCTGACAAAATTCTTTCATGACACCCATATTC includes:
- the LOC137274011 gene encoding uncharacterized protein — protein: MRDKSQTQKMSDKNVGGVGAKDTNVTQIGSNNAVRIQKSAVRDVNIYITLNVQPADLRQAENSDTNGGVQGKLLSRVKISFREKRVKRGPRSASGGKRFHMTLRSHRRGP